The proteins below come from a single Streptomyces sp. B3I8 genomic window:
- a CDS encoding pitrilysin family protein, whose translation MPMGHTATAEAGSGGLTATEHRLANGLRVVLSEDHLTPVAAVCLWYDVGSRHEVEGRTGLAHLFEHLMFQGSGQVKGNGHFELVQGAGGSLNGTTSFERTNYFETMPAHQLELALWLEADRMGSLLAALDEESMENQRDVVKNERRQRYDNVPYGTAFEKLTALAYPEGHPYHHTPIGSMADLDAATLEDARAFFRTYYAPNNAVLSIVGDIDPEQTLAWVEKYFGSIASHDGKPAPRDGSLPDVIGEQLREVVEEEVPARALMAAYRLPEDGTRAADAADLALTVLGGGESSRLYNRLVRRDRTAVAAGFGLLRLAGAPSLGWLDVKTSGDVEVPVIEAAVDEELARFAEEGPTAEEMERAQAQLEREWLDRLGTVAGRADELCRYAVLFGDPQLALTAVRRVLEVTPEEVRDIARARLRPDNRAVLVYEPVAPTDSEEPEGTEAAEVTDENEESAK comes from the coding sequence ATGCCCATGGGTCACACGGCCACCGCCGAGGCAGGCTCCGGCGGCCTGACAGCGACCGAGCACCGTTTGGCCAACGGTCTGCGCGTGGTGCTCTCCGAGGACCACCTGACCCCGGTCGCGGCGGTGTGCCTCTGGTACGACGTCGGCTCGCGACACGAGGTCGAGGGGCGCACCGGACTGGCCCACCTCTTCGAGCACCTGATGTTCCAGGGCTCCGGCCAGGTGAAGGGCAACGGCCACTTCGAACTGGTGCAGGGCGCCGGCGGCTCCCTCAACGGCACCACGAGCTTCGAACGCACCAACTACTTCGAGACCATGCCCGCCCACCAGTTGGAGCTCGCCCTCTGGCTGGAGGCCGACCGCATGGGCTCCCTGCTGGCCGCCCTGGACGAGGAGTCCATGGAGAACCAGCGCGACGTCGTCAAGAACGAGCGCCGCCAGCGCTACGACAACGTCCCCTACGGCACCGCGTTCGAGAAGCTGACCGCGCTCGCCTACCCCGAGGGCCACCCCTACCACCACACCCCGATCGGCTCCATGGCGGACCTGGACGCGGCCACTCTGGAGGACGCCCGCGCGTTCTTCCGGACGTACTACGCGCCGAACAACGCCGTCCTGTCGATCGTCGGCGACATCGATCCGGAGCAGACGCTCGCCTGGGTCGAGAAGTACTTCGGCTCCATCGCCTCGCACGACGGCAAGCCCGCCCCGCGCGACGGTTCGCTGCCCGACGTCATCGGGGAGCAGCTCCGCGAGGTCGTCGAGGAGGAGGTCCCCGCGCGTGCGCTGATGGCCGCCTACCGCCTCCCGGAGGACGGCACGCGCGCGGCGGACGCCGCCGACCTGGCCCTGACCGTGCTCGGCGGCGGCGAGTCCTCCCGGCTCTACAACCGCCTGGTCCGCCGCGACCGCACCGCCGTCGCCGCCGGCTTCGGTCTGCTCCGGCTGGCCGGGGCGCCCTCGCTGGGCTGGCTGGACGTGAAGACCTCCGGCGACGTCGAGGTGCCCGTCATCGAGGCGGCCGTCGACGAGGAGCTCGCCCGGTTCGCCGAGGAGGGCCCGACGGCCGAGGAGATGGAGCGCGCCCAGGCGCAGCTGGAGCGCGAGTGGCTGGACCGGCTCGGCACGGTCGCCGGCCGCGCCGACGAACTGTGCCGGTACGCCGTCCTGTTCGGCGACCCGCAGCTCGCCCTGACCGCCGTCCGGCGCGTTCTGGAGGTCACCCCCGAGGAGGTCCGCGACATCGCCCGGGCCCGGCTGCGGCCCGACAACCGCGCGGTGCTCGTCTACGAGCCGGTCGCGCCGACGGACTCCGAGGAGCCCGAAGGCACAGAAGCCGCCGAAGTCACCGACGAGAACGAGGAGTCGGCGAAGTGA
- a CDS encoding pitrilysin family protein — MTELATMEFHPQPSAGEAKPWAFPAPERGTLDNGLTLLRCHRPGQQVVAVEVLLDAPLEAEPQGQEGVATLMARAFSEGTDKHSAEDFAAELERCGATLDAHADHPGVRLSLEVPVSRLAKALGLLADALRAPAFDDGEIERLVRNRLDEIPHETANPARRAAKELSRQLFPADSRMSRPRQGTEESVAAIDSAAVRAFYERHVRPATATAVVVGDLTGVDLDALLADTLGAWTGAPGQPRPVPSVTADDTGRVIVVDRPGAVQTQLLIGRVGADRHDRVWPAQVLGTYCLGGTLTSRLDRVLREEKGYTYGVRAFAQVLRSAPDGSGAAMLAISGSVDTPNTGPALDDLWKVLRTLAAEGLTDAERDVAVQNLVGVAPLKFETAAAVASSLADQVEQHLPDDYQATLYQQLAATGTVEATAAVVNAFPPDRLVTVLVGDAARIAEPVRALGIGEVTVVAAE, encoded by the coding sequence GTGACCGAGCTCGCGACCATGGAATTCCACCCGCAGCCCTCGGCCGGCGAGGCCAAGCCCTGGGCGTTCCCCGCGCCCGAACGCGGCACCCTGGACAACGGCCTGACGCTGCTGCGCTGCCACCGCCCGGGCCAGCAGGTCGTCGCCGTCGAGGTGCTCCTCGACGCGCCCCTGGAGGCCGAGCCGCAAGGGCAGGAGGGCGTCGCCACCCTCATGGCGCGCGCCTTCTCCGAGGGCACCGACAAGCACTCCGCCGAGGACTTCGCCGCCGAGCTGGAGCGCTGCGGCGCCACTCTCGACGCGCACGCCGACCACCCCGGCGTACGGCTCTCCCTGGAGGTGCCCGTCTCGCGGCTCGCCAAGGCGCTCGGTCTGCTCGCCGACGCGCTGCGCGCCCCCGCGTTCGACGACGGCGAGATCGAGCGCCTGGTGCGCAACCGGCTCGACGAGATCCCGCACGAGACCGCCAACCCGGCCCGGCGCGCCGCGAAGGAGCTGTCCCGGCAGCTCTTCCCTGCGGACTCCCGCATGTCCCGGCCCCGTCAGGGCACCGAGGAGAGCGTCGCGGCCATCGACTCCGCCGCCGTACGCGCCTTCTACGAGCGGCACGTACGGCCCGCCACGGCCACCGCGGTCGTCGTCGGCGACCTCACCGGCGTCGACCTGGACGCGCTCCTCGCGGACACGCTCGGCGCGTGGACCGGGGCGCCCGGACAGCCGCGCCCGGTGCCCTCGGTGACGGCCGACGACACCGGCCGCGTGATCGTCGTGGACCGCCCCGGAGCCGTCCAGACGCAGCTCCTCATCGGCCGCGTCGGGGCCGACCGGCACGACCGGGTGTGGCCCGCCCAGGTGCTCGGCACGTACTGCCTCGGCGGCACCCTCACCTCGCGGCTGGACCGTGTGCTGCGCGAGGAGAAGGGCTACACCTACGGAGTGCGCGCGTTCGCCCAGGTGTTGCGCTCCGCACCCGACGGAAGCGGTGCCGCGATGCTCGCCATCAGCGGCTCCGTCGACACGCCGAACACCGGTCCCGCGCTCGACGACCTGTGGAAGGTGCTGCGCACCCTCGCCGCCGAGGGCCTGACCGACGCCGAGCGCGATGTCGCCGTGCAGAACCTGGTGGGCGTCGCCCCGCTGAAGTTCGAGACCGCGGCCGCCGTCGCGAGCTCGCTCGCCGACCAGGTGGAGCAGCACCTGCCCGACGACTACCAGGCGACGCTCTATCAGCAGCTCGCCGCCACCGGCACGGTGGAGGCGACGGCCGCCGTCGTCAACGCCTTCCCGCCCGACCGCCTGGTGACGGTCCTGGTGGGCGACGCCGCGCGGATCGCGGAGCCCGTACGGGCGCTGGGCATCGGCGAGGTCACCGTGGTGGCCGCCGAGTAG
- a CDS encoding M23 family metallopeptidase, which produces MAFTRAPGKHRRADRSKRTTTGAVGVAALATTGVVGTLAAPAFAAEPPASVGQTGLLKAAGIGESVAARIDAQALAQEKAAARKEAEEAARKEAAEQAKRAHEAKERAAREAERKRLNTFVAPIAGSYVSTGYQASSSLWSSGSHTGIDFHAATGTSVHAVGVGTVVETGWGGAYGNQIVIKMNDGTFTQYGHLSSIGVTVGQQVTAGQQIGLSGATGNVTGPHLHFEARTSPEYGSDIDPVAYLRGHGVNV; this is translated from the coding sequence ATGGCGTTCACCCGCGCCCCCGGGAAGCACCGCCGCGCCGATCGCTCGAAGCGCACGACGACCGGCGCCGTGGGCGTCGCGGCACTCGCGACCACCGGCGTCGTCGGCACCCTGGCCGCCCCCGCGTTCGCCGCCGAACCGCCCGCCTCGGTCGGGCAGACCGGACTCCTGAAGGCCGCCGGTATCGGCGAGAGCGTCGCCGCGCGGATCGACGCCCAGGCCCTGGCCCAGGAGAAGGCCGCCGCACGCAAGGAGGCCGAGGAGGCCGCGCGCAAGGAGGCCGCCGAGCAGGCGAAGCGGGCGCACGAGGCCAAGGAGCGCGCCGCCCGCGAGGCCGAGCGCAAGCGGCTCAACACGTTCGTCGCGCCGATCGCGGGCTCCTACGTCTCCACCGGCTACCAGGCCAGCAGCTCCCTGTGGTCCTCCGGCAGCCACACCGGCATCGACTTCCACGCCGCCACCGGCACCTCCGTGCACGCCGTCGGCGTCGGCACCGTCGTGGAGACGGGCTGGGGCGGGGCGTACGGCAACCAGATCGTCATCAAGATGAACGACGGCACCTTCACCCAGTACGGCCACCTGTCGTCCATCGGCGTCACGGTGGGCCAGCAGGTCACCGCCGGACAGCAGATCGGCCTGTCCGGCGCGACCGGCAACGTCACCGGCCCGCACCTGCACTTCGAGGCCCGTACGAGCCCGGAGTACGGCTCGGACATCGACCCGGTGGCGTACCTGCGCGGCCACGGTGTCAACGTCTGA
- a CDS encoding GntR family transcriptional regulator yields MRIPAHSVCTAIREDIVAGVHARGSRLTEEVLARRYGVSRVPVREALRTLEAEGFVVTRRHAGACVAEPGAQEAADLLDMHVLLEPLGAARAARRRTEAHLKVLRGLVRLGRERAGRGNSDDLRSLDGWFHDTLAQAAGSPALSTTLAQLRHKIAWMYVTGEPADPLTDWAEHGAVVDAIARGDGERARTLTALHTERSAATHRLRPAGPVTAVSTSQQAVNITGPRN; encoded by the coding sequence ATGCGTATTCCGGCGCACTCGGTATGCACGGCGATCCGCGAGGACATCGTCGCCGGTGTCCACGCGCGCGGCAGCCGGCTCACCGAGGAGGTGCTCGCCCGGCGCTACGGCGTCTCCCGCGTCCCCGTGCGCGAGGCGCTGCGCACGCTGGAGGCCGAGGGGTTCGTCGTCACCCGCCGGCACGCGGGCGCGTGCGTGGCCGAACCCGGCGCGCAGGAGGCCGCCGATCTGCTGGACATGCACGTCCTGCTGGAGCCGCTCGGTGCCGCCAGGGCCGCCCGGCGGCGCACCGAGGCGCATCTGAAGGTGCTGCGTGGCCTGGTCAGGCTGGGCAGGGAGCGGGCGGGCCGGGGCAACAGCGACGACCTGCGCTCCCTGGACGGCTGGTTCCACGACACGCTCGCCCAGGCCGCCGGGAGCCCTGCGCTGAGCACCACGCTGGCCCAGCTGCGGCACAAGATCGCGTGGATGTACGTCACGGGGGAGCCGGCGGACCCGCTGACGGACTGGGCGGAACACGGCGCCGTCGTCGACGCGATCGCCCGCGGCGACGGCGAACGCGCCCGCACCCTCACCGCCCTGCACACCGAGCGGTCGGCCGCGACGCACCGCCTCCGCCCCGCCGGACCGGTCACCGCCGTGAGCACTTCGCAACAAGCCGTAAACATCACGGGCCCACGAAATTAA
- a CDS encoding HPr family phosphocarrier protein, whose product MAERRVNIGWAEGLHARPASIFVRAATASGVPVTIAKAGAAPVNAGSMLAVLGLGVQGGEEVVLASDAEGADAALDRLAKLVADGLEELPETV is encoded by the coding sequence ATGGCTGAGCGCCGCGTCAACATCGGCTGGGCCGAGGGCCTCCACGCCCGCCCCGCCTCCATCTTCGTCCGGGCCGCCACGGCCTCCGGCGTTCCCGTGACGATCGCCAAGGCGGGCGCCGCCCCCGTCAACGCCGGCTCGATGCTGGCCGTGCTCGGCCTGGGCGTCCAGGGCGGCGAGGAGGTCGTCCTCGCCTCCGACGCCGAGGGCGCGGACGCGGCCCTCGACCGCCTGGCCAAGCTCGTCGCCGACGGCCTCGAGGAACTGCCCGAGACGGTCTGA
- a CDS encoding bifunctional GNAT family N-acetyltransferase/acetate--CoA ligase family protein yields the protein MQIPSDRHAYPAHWEADVVLRDGGTARIRPITVDDAEHLISFYEQVSDESKYYRFFAPYPRLSAKDVHRFTHHDFVDRVGLAATVGGEFIATVRYDRIDADGRPATGPADEAEVAFLVQDAHQGRGVASALLEHIAAVARERGIRRFAAEVLPANSRMIKVFTDAGYTQKRSFEDGVVRLEFDLEPTDRSLAVQRAREQRAEARSVHRLLAPGSVAVVGVGRAPGGVGRSVLDNLRNAGFTGRLHAVNTAFAGDLKDIDGVPAHRSVREIDGPVDLAVVAVSAERVPEVVAECGEHGVQGLVVLSAGYAESGPEGRERQRALVRQARTYGMRIVGPNAFGIVNTSPGVRLNASLAPEMPRPGRIGMFAQSGAIGIALLARLHRRGGGVTGVTGGSSAPSAPNTSNPSDATGVSGVSTFVSAGNRADVSGNDVLQYWYDDPDTDVALMYLETIGNPRKFTRLARRTAAVKPLVVVQGARHGGTPTGHAVRSTRLPHATVSALLRQAGVIRVDTITELVDAGLLLARQPLPAGPRVAILGNSESLGLLTYDACLAEGLRPLPPLDLTTGASAADFHAALSRALADPACDAVVVTAIPAVGEGASADAALAEALRSATGEAPAKPVLVVHVELGGLAEALSAAAGTGPQPSRTAHAPHTVSEPPTASGPRTASAPPGVPAPLAGSRLIPAYPAAERAVRALAEAVRYAQWRRESAEPGRVPEYDDIDEKGAARLITRLLSDGQGRTLDPDRTCDLLAAYGIHVHRALPAPTPDAAAEAARTLGYPVALKATAPHLRHRADLGGVRLDLADEAQLRHAYTELTELFGGPGELRPVVQGMAPRGVDTVVRAVLDPAAGAVLSFGLAGAASQLLGDTAHRLVPVTDRDASSLVRAIRTAPLLFGWRGSAPVDTPALEELMLRLSRLVDDHPEVVAVALEPVVVAPHGAAVLGATVRLAPPPARDDLGPRTLPVY from the coding sequence ATGCAGATCCCGTCGGACCGGCACGCGTACCCCGCCCACTGGGAGGCCGACGTGGTGCTGCGCGACGGCGGCACCGCGCGGATCCGGCCCATCACGGTCGACGACGCCGAGCACCTGATCAGCTTCTACGAACAGGTGTCCGACGAGTCGAAGTACTACCGCTTCTTCGCGCCGTACCCGCGGCTGTCCGCCAAGGACGTCCACCGCTTCACCCACCACGACTTCGTGGACCGGGTGGGGCTCGCGGCCACGGTCGGCGGCGAGTTCATCGCCACCGTGCGGTACGACCGCATCGACGCCGACGGCCGGCCCGCCACCGGCCCGGCCGACGAGGCCGAAGTCGCCTTCCTGGTGCAGGACGCGCACCAGGGCCGGGGCGTCGCCTCCGCCCTCCTGGAGCACATCGCCGCGGTCGCCCGCGAGCGCGGCATCCGCCGCTTCGCCGCCGAGGTGCTGCCCGCCAACAGCCGCATGATCAAGGTGTTCACGGACGCCGGATACACCCAGAAGCGCAGCTTCGAGGACGGCGTCGTCCGGCTGGAGTTCGACCTGGAGCCGACCGACCGCTCGCTGGCCGTGCAGCGCGCCCGGGAGCAGCGCGCCGAGGCACGCTCCGTGCACCGGCTGCTCGCGCCCGGCTCCGTCGCGGTCGTCGGCGTCGGCCGGGCGCCCGGCGGAGTGGGCCGCAGCGTGCTCGACAACCTCAGGAACGCCGGTTTCACCGGCCGGCTGCACGCGGTCAACACGGCCTTCGCCGGCGACCTGAAGGACATCGACGGAGTCCCCGCGCACCGCTCCGTGCGCGAGATCGACGGACCGGTCGACCTCGCCGTCGTCGCCGTCTCCGCCGAGCGGGTCCCCGAGGTGGTCGCCGAGTGCGGCGAGCACGGCGTGCAGGGCCTGGTCGTCCTCTCCGCCGGGTACGCCGAGAGCGGCCCCGAGGGGCGCGAACGGCAGCGCGCGCTGGTGCGCCAGGCACGCACGTACGGCATGCGCATCGTCGGCCCCAACGCCTTCGGCATCGTCAACACCTCGCCCGGGGTCCGCCTCAACGCCTCCCTCGCACCCGAGATGCCGCGCCCCGGCCGGATCGGCATGTTCGCCCAGTCCGGCGCCATCGGCATCGCCCTGCTCGCCCGGCTGCACCGCCGCGGCGGTGGGGTCACCGGGGTGACGGGCGGGTCGAGTGCGCCGAGTGCGCCGAATACCTCGAACCCGTCGGATGCGACAGGTGTCTCCGGTGTCTCGACGTTCGTCTCCGCAGGCAACCGCGCCGACGTCTCGGGCAACGACGTGCTCCAGTACTGGTACGACGACCCGGACACCGACGTCGCCCTCATGTACCTGGAGACCATCGGCAACCCCCGCAAGTTCACCCGGCTCGCCCGGCGCACCGCCGCCGTCAAGCCCCTGGTGGTGGTCCAGGGCGCCCGGCACGGCGGCACCCCCACCGGGCACGCGGTGCGGAGCACCCGGCTGCCGCACGCCACGGTGTCCGCGCTGCTGCGGCAGGCGGGCGTCATCCGGGTCGACACCATCACCGAACTGGTCGACGCCGGGCTGCTGCTCGCCCGGCAGCCGCTTCCGGCGGGCCCCCGGGTGGCCATCCTCGGCAACTCCGAGTCCCTGGGGCTGCTGACCTACGACGCGTGCCTGGCCGAGGGGCTGCGCCCGCTGCCGCCGCTCGACCTGACGACGGGCGCGAGCGCGGCGGACTTCCACGCCGCCCTGTCCCGCGCGCTGGCCGATCCCGCGTGCGACGCGGTGGTCGTCACGGCCATCCCCGCGGTGGGGGAGGGCGCGTCGGCGGACGCCGCACTGGCCGAGGCGCTCCGCTCCGCCACGGGCGAGGCACCCGCGAAGCCGGTCCTCGTCGTGCACGTGGAACTGGGCGGCCTGGCGGAGGCCCTCTCGGCGGCGGCCGGCACGGGCCCGCAACCGTCCCGCACCGCCCACGCTCCTCACACCGTCTCCGAGCCCCCCACCGCCTCCGGTCCCCGCACCGCCTCCGCGCCCCCCGGCGTCCCCGCACCCCTCGCAGGCTCCCGGCTCATCCCCGCCTATCCCGCCGCCGAGCGGGCCGTGCGGGCGCTCGCCGAGGCCGTGCGGTACGCCCAGTGGCGGCGGGAGTCGGCCGAGCCGGGACGGGTGCCCGAGTACGACGACATCGACGAGAAGGGCGCCGCCCGGCTCATCACCCGGCTGCTCAGCGACGGCCAGGGACGCACCCTCGACCCCGACCGCACCTGCGACCTGCTCGCCGCCTACGGCATCCATGTGCACCGCGCGCTGCCCGCCCCCACCCCCGATGCCGCCGCCGAGGCCGCCCGGACCCTCGGCTACCCCGTAGCCCTCAAGGCCACCGCCCCGCACCTGCGCCACCGCGCCGACCTCGGCGGCGTCCGCCTCGACCTCGCCGACGAGGCCCAGCTGCGCCACGCGTACACGGAACTGACCGAACTGTTCGGCGGCCCCGGGGAACTGCGCCCCGTAGTGCAGGGCATGGCACCGCGCGGCGTCGACACCGTCGTACGGGCGGTGCTGGACCCGGCGGCCGGGGCCGTACTCTCCTTCGGGCTCGCCGGGGCCGCCTCCCAACTCCTCGGCGACACCGCGCACCGGCTGGTCCCGGTCACCGACCGGGACGCCTCCTCGCTCGTCCGTGCGATCCGCACCGCACCGCTCCTGTTCGGCTGGCGCGGCTCGGCCCCGGTGGACACCCCGGCGCTGGAGGAGCTCATGCTGCGCCTGTCCCGCCTGGTCGACGACCACCCCGAGGTGGTCGCCGTCGCTCTCGAACCGGTCGTGGTCGCCCCGCACGGTGCCGCCGTGCTCGGTGCCACCGTCCGCCTCGCACCCCCGCCCGCCCGCGACGACCTCGGCCCCCGCACCCTGCCGGTGTACTGA
- a CDS encoding DUF5998 family protein, with protein sequence MDVMAKTSTTTQGLRTAIERSGYYPALVAEAVEAAVGGEPIRSYLVHQETTFDQNEVRRHVTVLVLTGNRFIVSHTDEQAADDTSPTPYATTSTESVKIDRISSVVVSRVVANPESYKPGTPPREVVLTIGWGAVSRIDLEPAACGDPNCEADHGYTGSSTADDLSLRVSEAGDGPETVAQALAFAQSLSEATADPTR encoded by the coding sequence ATGGACGTCATGGCCAAGACCAGTACGACGACCCAGGGGCTGCGAACGGCGATCGAGCGCAGCGGCTACTACCCGGCCCTCGTGGCCGAGGCGGTGGAGGCCGCCGTGGGCGGCGAGCCCATCCGGTCGTACCTGGTCCACCAGGAGACGACGTTCGACCAGAACGAGGTCCGCCGGCACGTCACGGTGCTTGTCCTCACCGGCAACCGCTTCATCGTCAGTCACACCGACGAGCAGGCCGCCGACGACACCTCCCCGACGCCGTACGCCACCACCTCCACGGAGTCCGTGAAGATCGACCGGATCTCGTCCGTCGTGGTCAGCCGCGTCGTCGCCAACCCCGAGTCGTACAAGCCGGGCACCCCGCCCCGCGAGGTCGTGCTCACCATCGGCTGGGGTGCCGTCTCCCGCATCGACCTGGAGCCCGCCGCCTGCGGCGACCCCAACTGCGAGGCCGACCACGGCTACACCGGCAGCTCGACCGCCGACGACCTGAGCCTGCGCGTGAGCGAGGCCGGGGACGGCCCGGAGACGGTGGCGCAGGCGCTCGCCTTCGCGCAGTCCCTCTCCGAGGCGACCGCGGACCCGACCCGATAA